One genomic segment of Devosia sp. includes these proteins:
- a CDS encoding ABC transporter permease subunit: MLSYALRRVLSAIPIALIAITVCFFILRAAPGGPFDGERALPPQILANLRAHYNLDKSLFEQYFIYVGGVLQGDFGPSMSYQDFTVSELLAIGLPFSLMLGLMAFIVATSIGILAGMISAVNQNKWPDFSVIFVVMIGLIVPNFLMANLLQLLLGVYWGWLPVRGFVPGSIPHLILPIIILSLPQAARVARLMRGSMIEVLGTNYVRTARAKGLGARLVLARHAIKPALLPVVSYLGPALSALLTGSLVVEQVFALPGIGKYFISAALARDYGIVLGTTVLYMGVILLLNLIVDILYAYLDPKVRYR; this comes from the coding sequence ATGCTGTCCTATGCCTTGCGGCGCGTGCTGAGCGCCATTCCGATCGCCCTGATCGCGATCACCGTGTGTTTCTTCATTCTGCGCGCAGCGCCAGGCGGTCCCTTCGACGGTGAACGCGCGCTGCCGCCGCAGATCCTGGCCAACCTTCGGGCCCACTACAATCTCGATAAGTCCCTGTTCGAGCAGTACTTCATCTATGTTGGAGGCGTGCTGCAGGGCGATTTCGGTCCGTCCATGAGCTATCAGGACTTTACTGTCAGCGAGCTTCTGGCCATTGGCCTGCCATTCTCGCTGATGCTGGGTCTGATGGCCTTTATCGTCGCCACCTCGATCGGCATCCTGGCGGGCATGATCTCGGCGGTGAACCAGAACAAGTGGCCCGATTTTTCGGTCATCTTCGTGGTCATGATCGGCCTCATCGTGCCGAACTTCCTCATGGCCAACCTGCTGCAACTGCTGCTGGGCGTCTATTGGGGCTGGCTGCCGGTGCGCGGATTCGTGCCCGGATCGATCCCCCATCTCATCCTGCCCATCATCATCCTGAGCCTGCCTCAGGCCGCCCGCGTGGCGCGCCTCATGCGCGGCTCGATGATCGAAGTGCTGGGCACCAATTACGTGCGCACGGCGCGGGCCAAGGGGCTTGGCGCCCGGCTGGTGCTGGCGCGGCACGCCATCAAGCCGGCGCTGCTGCCGGTGGTGAGTTATCTCGGTCCGGCGCTGTCGGCCCTGCTCACCGGTTCGCTGGTCGTCGAGCAGGTTTTTGCCCTGCCCGGCATCGGCAAATATTTCATCAGCGCGGCCCTGGCCCGCGACTACGGCATCGTGCTGGGCACGACTGTGCTCTACATGGGAGTGATCCTGCTGCTTAACCTGATCGTGGACATTCTTTACGCCTATCTCGATCCCAAGGTGAGGTACCGCTGA